A single genomic interval of Candidatus Bipolaricaulis anaerobius harbors:
- a CDS encoding phosphoglycerate kinase, translated as MELRTVRDLSPRGLKILLRADLNVPLSAGQVAEDGRIRAVLPTVRWLEERGARVAVLSHLGRPDGKVVEELRMAPVAKRFGELLGTDVRALPECVGDEVSRAVEGLPPGGVVVLENVRFHPEEEENDPAFARELAAPFDAFVNDAFATAHRAHASTVGVARFLPAYAGFLMEREVEVLSGIRDNPRRPYHILVGGKKARDKLGVLTDLLPRVDGFLIGGGVAFTFLAAQGHRVGKSVVDESLVDTIRALLRAAKERGTEIVLPEDLVVARELAANAETVVVPANAIPDGWMGLDIGPATVERFAGVVARAGTVVWTGPLGAFEHPPFAAGTAAVARALVSSPAFTVVGGGETGEAVEKLGLADRFGYVSTGGGATLDFLRGKSMPALEPLRAA; from the coding sequence ATGGAACTGCGTACGGTTCGTGATCTTTCGCCGCGGGGTCTGAAGATCCTCCTCCGGGCCGACCTCAACGTCCCCCTCTCCGCCGGCCAGGTGGCGGAGGACGGCCGCATCCGGGCTGTGCTCCCCACGGTGCGGTGGCTGGAGGAGCGGGGGGCGCGGGTCGCCGTCCTGTCCCACCTCGGGCGGCCGGACGGGAAGGTGGTCGAGGAGCTGCGGATGGCACCGGTGGCCAAGCGCTTCGGGGAGCTCCTCGGGACGGACGTTCGCGCCCTGCCGGAGTGTGTGGGGGACGAGGTCTCCCGGGCGGTGGAGGGCCTCCCGCCGGGGGGGGTGGTGGTGCTGGAGAACGTGCGGTTCCACCCCGAAGAGGAGGAGAACGACCCCGCATTCGCGCGGGAGCTGGCCGCTCCGTTCGACGCCTTCGTGAACGACGCGTTCGCCACGGCCCACCGTGCCCACGCGTCCACGGTCGGGGTGGCGCGGTTCCTCCCCGCCTACGCGGGGTTCCTCATGGAGCGGGAGGTGGAAGTCCTGTCCGGAATCCGCGACAACCCCCGCCGCCCGTACCACATCCTCGTCGGCGGGAAGAAGGCGCGGGACAAGCTCGGGGTGCTCACCGATCTCTTGCCGCGGGTGGATGGGTTCCTCATCGGGGGAGGGGTGGCGTTCACCTTCCTCGCTGCCCAGGGGCACCGGGTGGGGAAGTCGGTGGTGGATGAAAGCCTCGTGGACACGATCCGCGCTCTCCTGCGGGCGGCGAAGGAGAGGGGGACGGAGATCGTCCTCCCCGAGGACCTCGTCGTGGCGCGCGAGCTGGCGGCGAACGCGGAGACGGTGGTCGTCCCCGCCAACGCGATCCCCGATGGGTGGATGGGCCTCGACATCGGGCCCGCCACGGTGGAGCGGTTCGCGGGGGTGGTGGCGCGGGCGGGGACGGTGGTGTGGACGGGCCCGCTCGGGGCGTTCGAGCACCCTCCGTTCGCTGCGGGGACGGCCGCGGTCGCGCGGGCCCTCGTTTCCTCCCCGGCGTTCACCGTGGTCGGGGGCGGGGAGACGGGGGAGGCGGTGGAGAAGCTCGGGCTTGCCGATCGGTTTGGGTACGTGTCCACCGGGGGCGGAGCGACCCTCGACTTCCTGCGTGGGAAATCCATGCCCGCGTTGGAGCCCCTCCGGGCGGCGTGA
- a CDS encoding HesA/MoeB/ThiF family protein, translating into MTGSRFARQMALPAIGREGQRRLGESSALIVGCGALGSHTAEALARAGIGRLILVDRDLVAETNLHRVALFTPPDLGRPKAEAAAEALHRLAPDVAIASHVAHLGPKLAEEVVPQVDVVLDGLDNLETRYLINDACVKHRVPWVYTAVLATHGMTMPIVPEQGPCLRCLFPDLPPPGTIPTCAEAGILGPVPAALAAWQATTAIQILVGSADLAPGRLVHLDLWAGRAETISVARAAGCPCCGERRFGFLP; encoded by the coding sequence ATGACGGGATCGCGGTTCGCGCGCCAGATGGCCCTCCCCGCGATCGGCCGGGAGGGCCAGCGCCGGCTTGGGGAGTCCTCCGCCCTCATCGTGGGGTGTGGGGCGCTCGGGTCCCACACCGCGGAGGCCCTCGCCCGGGCCGGGATCGGCCGGCTCATCCTCGTGGACCGGGACCTCGTCGCGGAGACGAACCTCCACCGCGTCGCCCTGTTCACCCCCCCCGACCTCGGGCGGCCGAAGGCGGAGGCCGCGGCGGAGGCCCTCCATCGCCTCGCCCCGGACGTCGCCATCGCCTCCCACGTCGCCCATCTCGGGCCCAAGCTCGCGGAGGAGGTCGTCCCGCAGGTGGACGTCGTCCTGGACGGGCTCGATAACTTGGAGACCCGCTACCTCATCAACGACGCCTGCGTCAAGCACCGCGTGCCGTGGGTCTACACGGCGGTCCTCGCCACGCACGGAATGACGATGCCGATCGTCCCCGAGCAGGGGCCGTGCTTGCGGTGCCTGTTCCCTGACCTCCCCCCGCCCGGGACGATCCCGACCTGCGCCGAGGCCGGGATCCTTGGCCCCGTCCCCGCCGCCCTCGCCGCCTGGCAGGCAACGACCGCGATCCAGATCCTCGTCGGGAGCGCGGACCTCGCACCAGGGCGGCTCGTCCACCTCGACCTGTGGGCCGGTCGGGCGGAGACGATCTCCGTCGCCCGCGCCGCGGGGTGCCCATGCTGCGGGGAGCGCCGGTTCGGGTTCCTCCCCTGA
- the smpB gene encoding SsrA-binding protein SmpB → MARDLIARNRRARRDYAIEEIYEAGIALRGSEVKSLRAHRASLDESYARVKDGEVWLFGAHIAPYGPSGGYGHDPERPRRLLLHKREIARLIGKAGQAGYTLIPLSLYFNDRGYAKVELALARGQTKVDKRRKIIQEEEERRAREALKRFR, encoded by the coding sequence ATGGCCCGTGACCTCATCGCCCGCAACCGCCGCGCCCGCCGCGATTACGCGATCGAGGAGATCTACGAGGCGGGGATCGCGCTGCGCGGCTCGGAGGTGAAGTCCCTCCGCGCCCACCGGGCGTCCCTCGATGAATCCTACGCGCGGGTGAAGGACGGGGAGGTGTGGCTGTTCGGGGCCCACATCGCGCCCTACGGCCCCAGCGGGGGCTACGGACACGACCCCGAGCGGCCGCGCCGCCTCCTCCTCCACAAGCGGGAGATCGCCCGGCTCATCGGCAAAGCGGGGCAGGCGGGGTACACGCTCATCCCCCTCTCCCTCTACTTCAACGACCGCGGCTACGCCAAGGTGGAACTGGCCCTCGCCCGCGGCCAGACGAAGGTGGACAAGCGGCGGAAGATCATCCAGGAAGAGGAAGAACGGCGGGCCCGCGAGGCCTTGAAACGGTTCCGCTAG
- a CDS encoding CARDB domain-containing protein translates to MALILAFGCAGLGQVEIVALDADRAAWDAVVAQAAGAGLAATVKDYNEAALYNQVYLLVGIGMARFDVAQALTTWAPNVAARFADLTPYASQLQAAGLEIYRYGGRAIGVVLPWRAESFAGVSARSTRVKESVQLLTYLPAGGTRAPEATRVGVPLSIGPVTITKTEKRNPHVDGALETFVAATRQVVSTGVLTALTKVPAQARDALTKVAGMLGIPLSPAGDAVTLVIESKGGVAPLGVAVEPVSSPLGLTKVSVPLSQLESFLAQVGPGVYVRLPYIPHELAVTSQGASLVGASAFHSAGIRGSGVKVAVIDLGFSGLATSQAQGDLPYSVVTRDFTGTGIETGISHGTAVAQIVYDIAPDAQLYLVKIGNEVDLDNAVTYCISEGISIINHSLGWYNTNFYDGTGTIADIARRATSAGILWIQAAGNSGQKHYGATFTDGNSDGWHDTEVTFAATAGQQIAFYLTWDAWPATGDDYDLYLFGPTGTLVASSTATQGGTEQPTERITTTAGSSGTYRVRIQKASGATRRLSVFSIVHDLTPAVSESSMPAPANAAEVLSVGAINWTNYTSGPIAPYSSRGPTGDGRAKPDLAAPDNVTTGVSYYSPFPGTSAAAPHVAGVAALLKAEAPSLNRSSLASRILAFCVPMGDPYAFGAGRLEARPQTVAQADLIVDAITYSPTTPTLGQTVTFQVTVRNQGSASAGSFVLRLQGAASYQDATVSSLAAGASTMRTFTLPLSTSPETFTATADANGQVSESDEANNTRPVTVTGPVARPDLVVDAITYSPPNPTLGSTITFQVTVRNQGSASAGSFVLRLQGAASYQDATISSLAAGASTMRTFSLPLSTSPETFTATADANGQVSESDEANNTRPVTVTGPVARPDLVVDAITYSPPTPTLGSTVTFQVTVRNQGSASAGSFVLRLQGAASYQDATVSSLAAGASTMRTFSLPLSTSPETFTAIADANGQVSESDEANNTRPVTITAAVPALGFTVATNKSTYAVGEPVRVTVTLSRASYVYLIELDAAGRAVFIFPNRWEPSPQLPAGTTQLPRTTAYSYTTAEPVGPEQIVGFASDRVIPYFPTSYGTGFPILATNGALFLSQVRSWLAANVPSGSWAEASAPFTIILPTNQPPTTSFTFSPANPLPNQWITFDGRGSSDPDGTITSWAWNFGDGATGTGSQIQKRYSSGGTYTVALTVTDNRGATATTTRTVTVGTPNQPPTASFTFSPPNPDPGENVTFNAAASSDPDGTITAYSWSFGDGTTGTGMPITKAYTLAGVYVVTLTVTDNLGATGTTTRTIQVGTPPPPPPTLPGMPTIDRPGIYVWGDVENKWHVTVAGDASWTSPRPFAVTLETRGTFANRVFTPAGPSPAITASGGITKLVWTGTIGSGWADLAFDLTGATSMQLTLYLDTDGDGVAKPASRPQSIVYLRSCKVNPPGGANPLILSARPGASALLPSANFRVGFCSGRATWPDCTFIHYDIEYVESEAGCR, encoded by the coding sequence GTGGCCTTGATCCTGGCGTTCGGGTGTGCCGGACTGGGCCAGGTGGAGATCGTCGCCCTCGATGCGGACCGGGCGGCGTGGGACGCGGTCGTTGCCCAAGCGGCGGGGGCCGGGCTCGCCGCGACCGTGAAGGACTACAACGAGGCCGCCCTCTACAACCAGGTGTACCTCCTCGTGGGGATCGGCATGGCGAGGTTCGACGTCGCCCAGGCGCTCACGACCTGGGCGCCGAACGTCGCCGCGCGGTTCGCCGACCTCACGCCCTACGCCTCCCAGCTCCAGGCCGCTGGCCTCGAGATCTACCGGTACGGGGGGCGGGCGATCGGCGTCGTCCTCCCGTGGCGGGCGGAATCGTTCGCCGGCGTGTCGGCCCGCTCGACGCGGGTCAAGGAATCGGTCCAGCTCCTTACTTACCTCCCGGCGGGGGGCACCAGGGCGCCGGAGGCGACGAGGGTGGGCGTTCCCCTCTCGATCGGACCCGTCACGATCACGAAGACGGAGAAGAGGAACCCGCATGTGGATGGAGCCCTGGAGACGTTTGTTGCCGCGACGCGGCAGGTCGTGTCGACCGGTGTCCTCACCGCCCTCACCAAGGTCCCGGCCCAGGCCCGCGATGCCCTGACGAAGGTGGCGGGCATGCTCGGGATCCCCCTCTCCCCGGCCGGGGACGCGGTGACCCTCGTCATCGAGTCAAAGGGCGGGGTGGCCCCGCTCGGGGTCGCGGTGGAGCCGGTCTCCTCCCCCCTCGGACTGACGAAGGTGTCGGTCCCCCTCTCCCAGCTGGAGAGCTTCCTCGCCCAGGTCGGTCCGGGGGTCTACGTGCGGCTGCCGTACATCCCCCATGAGCTCGCGGTCACGTCCCAAGGGGCGAGCCTCGTCGGCGCATCCGCGTTCCACTCCGCCGGGATCCGCGGGTCGGGGGTGAAGGTGGCGGTGATCGACCTCGGGTTCAGCGGCCTTGCCACCTCGCAAGCGCAGGGCGATCTCCCCTATTCCGTCGTCACCCGCGACTTCACCGGGACCGGGATCGAAACCGGGATCTCCCACGGCACGGCCGTGGCCCAGATCGTGTACGACATCGCCCCCGATGCCCAGCTCTACCTCGTGAAGATCGGGAACGAAGTGGACCTCGATAACGCGGTGACGTACTGCATCTCCGAGGGGATCTCCATCATCAACCACTCGTTGGGCTGGTACAACACGAACTTCTACGATGGCACCGGGACCATCGCCGACATCGCCCGCCGGGCGACCTCGGCCGGGATCCTGTGGATCCAGGCGGCGGGGAACAGTGGCCAGAAGCACTACGGGGCCACGTTCACCGATGGGAACTCCGATGGATGGCACGACACCGAAGTCACCTTCGCCGCCACCGCCGGGCAGCAGATCGCGTTCTACCTCACGTGGGACGCCTGGCCGGCGACGGGGGACGACTACGACCTCTACCTCTTTGGCCCGACCGGCACGCTTGTCGCGAGTTCCACCGCTACCCAGGGCGGGACCGAGCAGCCGACGGAGCGCATCACCACGACCGCCGGGTCGAGCGGGACGTACCGGGTGCGGATCCAGAAGGCGAGCGGGGCCACGCGACGCCTCTCGGTGTTCTCGATCGTCCACGACCTCACTCCCGCCGTGTCCGAATCGAGCATGCCCGCCCCGGCGAACGCAGCTGAGGTCCTGTCGGTGGGGGCGATCAACTGGACGAACTATACGAGTGGGCCAATCGCCCCCTACTCCTCGCGCGGGCCGACCGGGGACGGGCGCGCCAAGCCCGACCTCGCCGCCCCGGACAACGTCACGACCGGGGTGAGCTACTACAGCCCGTTCCCCGGGACGTCGGCCGCGGCGCCACACGTGGCCGGGGTCGCCGCCTTGCTCAAGGCGGAGGCACCGAGCCTGAACCGGAGCTCGCTTGCGAGCCGGATCCTTGCGTTCTGCGTTCCGATGGGGGATCCGTATGCGTTCGGCGCGGGCCGGCTCGAGGCCCGGCCCCAGACCGTGGCCCAGGCCGACCTCATCGTAGACGCGATCACCTACAGTCCAACGACGCCGACCCTGGGGCAGACGGTCACGTTCCAAGTGACGGTGCGGAACCAGGGGTCCGCTTCCGCGGGGTCGTTCGTCCTGCGGCTGCAGGGAGCGGCCTCGTACCAGGATGCGACGGTCTCGTCCCTCGCGGCCGGGGCGTCCACGATGCGGACGTTCACGTTGCCCCTCTCGACCTCGCCGGAGACGTTCACCGCCACGGCGGATGCCAACGGTCAGGTGAGTGAATCGGACGAGGCGAACAACACCCGTCCGGTGACCGTGACCGGGCCGGTGGCCCGTCCGGACCTGGTGGTGGACGCGATCACCTACAGTCCGCCGAACCCGACCCTCGGGTCCACGATCACGTTCCAGGTGACGGTGCGGAACCAGGGTTCGGCGAGCGCGGGCTCGTTCGTCCTGCGGCTCCAGGGAGCGGCCTCGTACCAGGACGCGACGATCTCGTCCCTCGCGGCCGGGGCGTCCACGATGCGGACGTTCAGCCTACCGCTCTCGACCTCGCCGGAGACGTTCACCGCCACGGCGGATGCCAACGGTCAGGTGAGCGAATCGGACGAGGCGAACAACACCCGTCCGGTGACCGTGACCGGGCCGGTGGCCCGTCCGGACCTCGTGGTGGACGCGATCACCTACAGTCCGCCGACCCCGACCCTCGGGTCCACGGTCACGTTCCAGGTGACGGTGCGGAACCAGGGGTCCGCTTCCGCGGGCTCGTTCGTCCTGCGGCTCCAGGGAGCGGCCTCGTACCAGGACGCGACGGTCTCGTCCCTCGCGGCCGGGGCGTCCACGATGCGGACGTTCAGCCTGCCTCTCTCGACCTCCCCGGAGACGTTCACCGCGATAGCGGACGCCAACGGTCAGGTGAGCGAATCGGACGAGGCGAACAACACCCGTCCGGTGACGATCACCGCGGCCGTGCCGGCGCTCGGGTTCACCGTCGCCACCAACAAGTCCACCTACGCCGTGGGCGAGCCGGTGCGGGTCACGGTGACCCTGTCCCGGGCGAGCTACGTGTACCTGATCGAGCTCGACGCGGCGGGGCGGGCGGTGTTCATCTTCCCCAACCGGTGGGAGCCAAGCCCCCAGCTTCCCGCGGGGACGACCCAGCTCCCGCGGACCACGGCCTACTCCTACACCACGGCGGAGCCAGTGGGCCCCGAGCAGATCGTCGGGTTCGCTTCCGACCGGGTGATCCCCTACTTCCCGACGAGCTACGGCACGGGGTTCCCGATCCTCGCCACGAACGGGGCGTTGTTCCTATCCCAGGTCCGCTCCTGGCTCGCCGCGAACGTGCCCAGTGGCTCGTGGGCGGAGGCGAGCGCGCCATTCACCATCATCCTTCCCACGAACCAGCCCCCGACGACGTCGTTCACCTTCTCGCCAGCGAATCCGCTTCCGAACCAGTGGATCACGTTCGATGGCCGGGGGTCGAGCGACCCCGACGGCACGATCACATCCTGGGCCTGGAACTTCGGCGACGGGGCGACCGGGACCGGATCCCAGATCCAGAAGCGGTATAGCTCCGGTGGCACCTACACCGTGGCCCTCACCGTCACCGATAACCGGGGCGCGACCGCCACCACCACCCGCACCGTAACCGTGGGGACGCCGAACCAGCCCCCTACGGCGTCGTTCACCTTCTCCCCGCCGAACCCCGATCCGGGGGAGAACGTCACGTTCAACGCAGCGGCCTCGTCCGATCCGGATGGGACGATCACCGCCTACAGCTGGAGCTTCGGCGATGGCACGACCGGGACGGGGATGCCCATCACCAAGGCCTACACCTTGGCCGGGGTCTACGTCGTCACCCTCACCGTCACCGACAACCTCGGCGCCACCGGGACCACGACGCGCACGATCCAGGTTGGCACGCCACCGCCGCCTCCTCCCACCCTCCCCGGGATGCCGACGATCGACCGCCCCGGGATCTACGTGTGGGGCGACGTGGAGAACAAGTGGCATGTCACCGTCGCCGGCGACGCGAGTTGGACCTCCCCGCGGCCGTTCGCGGTGACCCTCGAAACCCGGGGGACGTTCGCGAACCGCGTGTTCACTCCCGCCGGGCCGAGCCCGGCGATCACTGCCTCCGGTGGCATCACGAAGCTCGTGTGGACGGGGACGATCGGCTCCGGGTGGGCCGACCTCGCGTTCGACCTCACCGGGGCGACCTCGATGCAGCTCACCCTGTACCTCGACACCGACGGCGACGGGGTGGCCAAACCAGCCTCGCGACCCCAGAGCATCGTCTACCTGCGGTCGTGCAAGGTGAACCCGCCGGGTGGGGCGAACCCGCTCATCCTGAGCGCACGGCCGGGGGCCTCGGCGCTCCTGCCGTCGGCTAACTTCCGCGTCGGGTTCTGCTCGGGCCGCGCCACCTGGCCTGACTGCACGTTCATCCACTACGACATCGAGTATGTCGAATCCGAGGCGGGCTGCCGCTAA
- a CDS encoding tetratricopeptide repeat protein yields MARHQDGEGTDLAPLPDPTGLTPAARAEVVQDALARAEELRCAGRYEEGIALLMDALRYGEAKAQVLFRLGNLYFASGDLTRAEHAYLRATEEDPHHASAHHNLGVVYRRQGKISQSVKMLKKAQHLDVRYPRAGEVSPPEKAILRRWARPAIAVPLVLLVLLILAMWLAGRS; encoded by the coding sequence ATGGCTCGACATCAAGACGGTGAAGGAACGGATCTCGCTCCTCTGCCCGACCCCACGGGCCTGACCCCGGCGGCGCGGGCGGAGGTCGTGCAGGACGCCCTCGCCCGGGCGGAGGAGCTCCGCTGCGCGGGCCGCTACGAGGAGGGGATCGCCCTCCTCATGGACGCCCTCCGCTACGGGGAGGCGAAGGCCCAGGTCCTGTTCCGGCTGGGGAACCTTTACTTCGCGAGCGGGGACCTGACCCGGGCCGAGCACGCCTACCTTCGGGCGACGGAGGAAGATCCCCACCACGCTTCCGCGCACCACAACCTGGGGGTCGTGTACCGCCGGCAGGGGAAGATCTCCCAGTCCGTGAAGATGCTGAAGAAGGCGCAGCACCTGGACGTTCGCTACCCGCGGGCGGGGGAGGTCAGCCCCCCCGAGAAGGCGATCCTCCGGCGGTGGGCCCGGCCAGCGATCGCGGTGCCCCTCGTCCTGCTCGTCCTCCTCATCCTCGCGATGTGGCTCGCCGGTCGCTCCTGA
- the lpdA gene encoding dihydrolipoyl dehydrogenase: MDRTQVVIVGGGPAGYVCARRLGQLGVEAVLVERAHLGGTCLNEGCIPTKALYAATSPFGHRRTFARMGIALDVTADLAAMRAWLDEVIVGLRGGVEKLLAGSQVDVVAGEARIAGAGEVRVVTPRGERTLAGDAIVLATGSSPIELPGLPFDGERVWSSRDALELPRVPERLVVVGGGVIGLELGTVYRRLGSEVWVVELLDRLLPGVGLSRRGEALLRRALTAQGIEVRLGARAERLTGSGVVLRTGAGEEEVPADAVLVAVGRKPQLDKLGVENVGARIERGYVATDRAFAAAPGVYAIGDVRGGWLLAHKASHEGLALAELLAGDRVAGGEAVVPQAIFTQPEVALVGIPLDEAAAQGLPGGRFPLAALGRAWAEGETEGQFQVAADRDGRVIGAEIVGPHASDLIAEATLAIQAGLTVRELAETVHAHPTFPEGLWEAALALLGRPLHTS, translated from the coding sequence ATGGACCGGACCCAGGTCGTGATCGTGGGCGGGGGGCCGGCGGGGTACGTCTGCGCCCGCCGGCTGGGGCAACTGGGGGTGGAGGCGGTGCTCGTCGAGAGGGCGCACCTCGGCGGGACGTGCCTGAACGAGGGCTGCATCCCCACCAAGGCCCTCTACGCAGCCACGTCCCCGTTCGGCCACCGTCGGACGTTCGCCCGGATGGGGATCGCACTCGACGTCACGGCGGACCTCGCGGCGATGCGGGCGTGGCTGGACGAGGTGATCGTCGGCCTGCGGGGCGGGGTGGAGAAGCTCCTCGCCGGATCGCAGGTGGACGTGGTCGCCGGCGAGGCCCGGATCGCCGGGGCGGGGGAGGTTCGGGTGGTCACCCCGCGCGGGGAGAGGACGCTCGCCGGCGACGCGATCGTCCTCGCCACGGGATCGAGCCCGATCGAGCTCCCCGGCCTCCCGTTCGACGGGGAGCGGGTGTGGTCATCGCGGGACGCGCTGGAGCTTCCACGCGTGCCGGAACGCCTCGTCGTGGTCGGGGGCGGGGTGATCGGGCTTGAGCTCGGGACCGTGTACCGGCGGCTGGGGAGCGAGGTGTGGGTGGTGGAGCTCCTCGACCGCCTCCTCCCCGGGGTGGGGCTGTCCCGCCGCGGCGAGGCCCTCCTCCGTCGCGCCCTGACCGCTCAGGGGATCGAGGTCCGGCTCGGGGCGCGCGCGGAACGGCTCACGGGAAGCGGGGTCGTCCTCCGCACCGGGGCAGGCGAGGAGGAGGTCCCGGCGGATGCCGTCCTCGTGGCGGTGGGCCGGAAGCCCCAGCTTGACAAGCTTGGCGTGGAGAACGTGGGGGCGAGGATCGAGCGAGGGTACGTGGCCACGGACCGCGCGTTCGCAGCTGCCCCGGGCGTGTACGCGATCGGCGACGTGCGCGGCGGATGGCTCCTCGCCCACAAGGCGTCGCACGAGGGCCTCGCCCTCGCCGAGCTCCTCGCCGGGGATCGGGTGGCAGGGGGGGAGGCAGTGGTCCCCCAGGCGATCTTCACCCAGCCCGAGGTGGCCCTGGTGGGGATCCCCCTCGATGAGGCCGCCGCCCAGGGCCTGCCCGGGGGGAGGTTCCCCCTGGCCGCGCTCGGCCGGGCGTGGGCGGAGGGGGAGACCGAGGGGCAGTTCCAGGTCGCGGCCGACCGCGACGGAAGGGTCATCGGCGCGGAGATCGTGGGGCCCCACGCCTCGGACCTCATCGCCGAGGCGACGCTCGCGATCCAGGCCGGGCTCACGGTGCGCGAGCTCGCGGAGACGGTGCACGCCCACCCCACGTTCCCGGAGGGGCTGTGGGAGGCAGCCCTCGCCCTCCTCGGCCGGCCGCTCCACACGTCCTAA
- a CDS encoding bifunctional nuclease family protein, whose translation MREAEVRALLLDPTTKTPVLLLKDRHSTKAMPIWIGEQEAMSIAIELQGHTFPRPLSHDLMKELLNTLGGNLERAVITSVKDDTYYASLVVRDAAGATRDIDARPSDAVALALRTQAPIFIEEAVFEKSAIESPFVEEEQFEEFVEKDLKLDEIRRLAAKDS comes from the coding sequence ATGAGGGAAGCCGAGGTGAGAGCGCTGCTTCTCGATCCAACGACGAAGACGCCGGTCCTGCTCCTCAAGGACCGCCATTCGACGAAGGCGATGCCCATCTGGATTGGAGAGCAGGAGGCGATGTCCATCGCCATCGAGCTCCAAGGGCACACGTTCCCTCGCCCATTGTCCCACGACCTGATGAAGGAGCTTCTGAACACGCTGGGGGGGAACCTCGAGCGGGCCGTGATCACGTCCGTGAAGGACGACACCTACTACGCGAGCCTCGTGGTGCGGGATGCGGCGGGGGCAACCCGGGACATCGACGCCCGCCCGTCCGACGCGGTGGCGTTGGCGTTGCGAACCCAAGCTCCGATCTTCATCGAGGAAGCGGTGTTTGAGAAGTCAGCGATCGAGTCCCCGTTCGTGGAAGAGGAGCAGTTCGAGGAGTTTGTGGAGAAGGACCTCAAGCTGGACGAGATCCGGCGGTTGGCAGCGAAGGACAGCTAG
- a CDS encoding uracil-DNA glycosylase: MSGGFELTLDLLAQKAADCRRCPLADSRRTVVFGEGDPRSPLLFVGEGPGEVEDETGRPFVGPAGQLLTQILASVGLSREGVYIANMVKCRPPGNRVPTRQEVEACWDWLAAQIALIRPRVIVTLGNTPTQWFLGGSEGITQVRGTFHRWKGGIEVFPMYHPSYLLRNASKAKGSPKYQTWLDIKTVKERISLLCPTPRA; encoded by the coding sequence GTGTCCGGCGGGTTTGAGCTCACCTTGGACCTCCTCGCTCAGAAGGCGGCGGACTGCCGCCGCTGCCCGCTTGCGGACAGTCGGCGCACGGTCGTGTTCGGGGAGGGGGACCCTCGTTCCCCGCTCCTGTTCGTGGGGGAGGGGCCGGGGGAGGTGGAGGATGAGACCGGCCGCCCGTTCGTCGGCCCGGCGGGGCAGCTCCTCACCCAAATCCTGGCCTCGGTGGGCTTGTCCCGGGAGGGGGTGTACATCGCGAACATGGTCAAGTGCCGCCCCCCGGGGAACCGGGTCCCCACGCGCCAGGAGGTGGAGGCCTGTTGGGACTGGCTCGCTGCCCAGATCGCCCTCATCCGACCCCGGGTCATCGTCACCCTCGGCAACACCCCGACCCAGTGGTTCCTGGGGGGGAGCGAGGGGATCACCCAGGTGCGGGGGACCTTCCACCGCTGGAAGGGGGGGATCGAGGTGTTCCCCATGTACCACCCGAGCTACCTCCTGCGGAACGCGAGCAAGGCGAAGGGGAGCCCCAAATACCAGACATGGCTCGACATCAAGACGGTGAAGGAACGGATCTCGCTCCTCTGCCCGACCCCACGGGCCTGA